The nucleotide sequence GATTTCAGCTCCTCTAATGCCTCCACTGTCTCAGCGAGCGGCACCGATCCCCGCCAGTGGAGAAGGTAGAGGTCGAGCCGATCGGTGCCGAGCCGCTTCAGGCTCGCCTCGCACGCACCGGCAAGGCGGGAGCGCGATGCATTCTGCGGATACGCCTTGCTGACGAGGAACAACTGGTCGCGAACGCTGCCCAGCGCCTCGCGTATCAGCGATTCCGCCGCACCATCGCCATACATTTCGGCGGTATCGATGAGCGTCATGCCCAGTTCGACACCGGCGCGTAGCGCGGCGATCTCATCGGATCGGCGCTCGGCACGTTCGCCCATCTTCCAGGTGCCTTGACCCATTGAAGGAACCACTTCCCCGCCTGGCAGTGTCACGTGTTTCATGTGCTTTTCTCCTATGAGATGAGTTCGCCTGTTCGGTGGCGGGGGGCGGGTAGGCAGATGACCACCACGTAACAAACATAGCGCAGCCGGCCATCGCTCGAGTGTCATTTTGGCGATGGAGAACAGTTCGTTGATCGTCGCGCCGTCGCGCGCCTGAACGGACATGCCTTCCGTTCCGAAAACGATGACGCCGCTCGTTCCAGCAGGCCTTTGACGGCTCATCGCATTCGAGGGTGTAGGTGTTGTCTGAATCCTCCTGCTTCGAGCAGACTCCTGGCGATGTAGTTCGTGAGGTTGCGGAAGCCCAGAGCCGCGCCGCGCAGGTGCTTTCTCGGTGAGCAGGCTGGCACCGATGTGCAGGGTCCGACGTGCCTTGCTGCCGACAGCTTCAAGGCCAAGCCCGTCGAGGCGGCAGAACGTGGTGAGGCAGGGAGCGCAGCGACGGCGCTGGATGGTCTGTTCAAGAAGGAGGGCGCATGCTGATTACCCAGATCCAGGACCTCGACGGCGGCCGATTCGCCGGAGACCATGATCCGGACGAACGCGGTTATCAGGTTGCGTGCGTTCTGGATGGACGTGACTTGATCGTCGACTCGTGCGACGGAATGCCGTTCGGTGCCAACGAACTTCGCCCGTCTCGGGACGGTCGTACCGTTCGCGTCTGGGCTGCGCACACCGAACATGAGCCGAGTTGCGTCCGTTGGGTGGCGGCTGACGAGGGGTTCGCGCACTACCTGGCGGAAGACGTCTGGGTGGAAATCTCGGGGGAGGACTGATTGGGAGTCCTGGCCGCTCTCTTGCGGCTCGGTTGCTGTCAGAACTGCTGTCAGTGGGCGCGGGTGGTCGGAGTGCATGCAGAAGCCCCAGCCGCGTTTCCGCCGACTGGGGCTTCTTTCACTGTCTCAACACAGTGCGCACCCGTAGAGGCTGTCAGGCTAGCGAGCCAAGAATTGGCTTTAATTTGTTTAGGAGCGTAACAGATACCGCGAGCCAGTGAAAGCCGAGGAGACTGCTTTGCAGCCTCTCCAAATCACGTGATAGACGGCGAAAACGTGCTGTCCAGGCGAATGTCCGTTCAACCACCCATCGCAACGGAAGCAGCACAAAGCCCGTCGCTCCAGTCGGGCGTTTCACCACAACAAGTTCCACATCGTTCAAGGAAGCATCAATCTGCGGCTGCTCTCCGGTGTACCCCTGGTCGGCGATAACGACATCAATGTGGTCACCAGTGACCTGCTGCACCTCGCGGCACAAGTCATAGACCTGCTCTCGGTCTTGCTCATTGCCAGGGGTGACGAGCAACGTCATGACATTACCCATCGTGTCGACAGCAGCGTGGATTTTGCTGCCCTTACGACGCTTTCCACCGTCATATCCAGCACGTTCGCCACTCTCGGGCGTGCTTTGCAGAGTGCGGCTATCCACGATGGCAACGGTAGGAACGCCCTCAAGGAGGGCGTCCTCGCGAACCAGTGAATGCAGGTCGTGAGCGAGGTTCTCGAAGCAACCTCGTTCAAACCACCGCATCAGTTGCTGATGGACAATTTTGTATGGCGGAAAGTCGTGTGGGAGGTACTCCCACTGACTCCCTGTGCGGCCAATCCACAGAGCGGCATTGAGGACTTCACGTATCGGGTAGACGCGCTGGTGAGCGTCTTCTGGAGCGAGCAGAAAGTAAGGCAGGATGAAGAGGTAAGTTTCGTCGTCCAGGTCGCTCTTGTAGGGTTTTCGCTCTGACAGCATGTCCCAGTTCTACACCCAGCCGTGACACCCTTACTATGCTATTTACATATTTTTTATAAAAAGTCAGATTGCTAGACTGACAGGCTCTAGGCAAGTGTCCCCCAAATGCCGCTGCCGAGCCAAAAAAATTGTGCTCCGGGGCAAGGCGACGAAGAACCGACCCGGCCAGAGGCGCAGGTCGGTGAAGGGTCAAGGGTGCTGGGGAGGTGCTGGGGAGGAGCAGGCGCTCATACGGATTCCGCTTAATTCCTGCACAGTCAGGAAAGCGCCGCCTGTGCATCCATATCGCGGAATCCGTATTTTTTCCTACTCGCATCCGCTCGGATTGAATCTGGTAGTTTCAGATTCAATCGGAATCCGTATCAGACCAGCACGGCGCGGTCGATGGCCCCGGCCAGAAACAGCAGGGCGAGATACAGCATGGAGTACAGGTAGAGCGGCACCGCCACCCGGCGCTCGGCAGGCTGACCGGAAGCGACGTGGCGGTAGAGCTTGTACGACAGGTGCAGCAGCCACGCGCCGAGCAGCAGCCCGGAGACGAAGTAGATCCAGCCCACCGCGCCGAAGTAGACCGGCATCAGCGAGAGCACCACCGTGTAGATGGCGTACAGGCCGATCTGCGCCACGGTCATGTGGTCGCCGTGCACCACCGGCAGCATGGGAATGCCGACCTCGCGGTACTCCTCCTTGATCATCAGGGCCAGCGCCCAGAAGTGGACCGGCGTCCAGAAGAAGATGATGGCGAACAGGTACCCGGCAAAGAGGTCGAGGTCCCCGGTCACGGCGGCCCAGCCCACCAGCGGCGGAAAGCACCCGGCGGCGCCCCCGATCACGATGTTGTGCCAGGTCGTGCGCTTGAGCCACTGGGTGTAGATCACCACGTAGAACACGAAGCCCGCCAGACTCATCCAGGCGGCGAGCGGCGTGCCCCAGACCCACAGCATGACGAACGACAGGACCTGAAGGGCCGTGCCGAAGATGGCGGCGTTGCGGCCCGAAATCAGCCCGGAGCTGGTGGGCCGCCCCGCCGTGCGCGCCATCTTGAGGTCGATGTCGCGGTCGATGATCATGTTGAACACGCCCGCCGAGCCTGCCGACATGTATCCGGCGAGGCTGACCACGACCAGCAGCCACAGCCCCGACCCGAAGGTTTCGCCCGGCCACCCCCGCGCCGCCATGAACATGGCCGTGAGGGTGGTCCACAGCAGCAGGCTGATGACCTTGGGCTTGGTGAGCGCCAGGTAGTCACGCCAGGTGGCGTGCTGCGTCGGCGGGGCAGAATCGGACAGCGGGGTCGAGGTCATACGGGTTCTCCACGGAAAGTGGCCTGTGTGGGGCGCTGCACGCCCAGGCCGGTCAGGGCACGGTACACCAGCATCACCAGGGCCAGCCACAGCAGGCAGGCGAGCAGCAGGTGGGTCAGCTGCATCCATTCCGGCGCCTTGAGCGCGACGTTGGCGAAGCCCACGACCATCTGCGCCCCCAGCAGGCCCCAGACCACGCGGGTCCAGCGCCGGACCTCCTGTCCGGGACGCAGACGCTCCAGCCAGACGCCCAGCCAGGCGAGATACACACTGCTGAACACAGCGAGCAGGGGGTGAATGACCCGCAGGTTCTCGATCAGGCCAGCGGTGGCCGAAAAGTCGCGCCGCACGGTGTCGAGGGGCGTGCCGGGGGCCGGGGCGAACAGCAGGTCGCCCAGCGCCGTGACCGCTCCCGCCATGCCGAGCAGCAGCGTCAGCCCCAGGCCCAGGGCGCTGAGCCACCCCACCCGGCCCTGGCCGCGCAGCCGCAGCCGGGGTTCGCCCCTGGCCCACAGCAGCGTGAGCAGCAGCGCCGCGAGCAGCGCGAAGGTGTTGGCGAGGTGAATGCCCTGCACGAGGCCGCGTGCGGGGTCGGTCGAGTCGGCGGTCAGCCCCAGCAGCACCTGCACGCCGCCCACCAGCCCTTCCAGAATGATCAGGCCCAGGCTGAGCAGCGCCCCGAAGCGGGCCGGGTGGCCCCGGGGGGTCTGCCGGAAGGCCACCGCGACCAGCCCGATGGCGAGCAGGCCGCTCGCACCACTGGTCAGGCGGTGGCTGAATTCGATGAGGGTGTGGACAGTGGGGCTTTGCGGCACGACGGCGCCGTTGCACAGCGGCCAGTGGTCGCCGCAGCCCGCGCCCGCGCCGGTCATACGCACGACCGCGCCCCACAGAATCACCAGCAGGTTGTAGATCAGGGCCGCCCACGCGAGGCGGGGCAGCCACTGTCCCCCCCCCGCGCTGGCGCGTGGTCCTGCACTCAGCGTTCCGCTCAAGTCTTCACCTTCCCTTCACGCGGCTGAAATGTGGTGCGGCCAGCGTGATCTGCGCCGTGCATTGTAGCCCCCGCCGATGCTGCAGGGGCAGAAAATTGTCCCCGCGTGGCCCCGCTATGATGCGCGTGTGGTCGCCGAAGTCGTCAACCAGTGGGCCGTTATCACCATCGTCCTGAGCGGCATCGCCCTCGTCGCCGGGGTGGCCTTCATCCGCCGCGGCAACCGCGAGGCGCACATGCGGGCCATGGTGCTCGCCAGCACGCTCGCCACCATTTTTCTGGTCCTGTACCTCACCCGCCTGGGCCTGGGGTACGAAAAGAAGTACGCGGGGCCGGAAGCCTGGCGCCTGCCCTACTTCGCGCTGCTGATCAGCCACATCATCCTCGCCGCCGCCAACCTGCCGCTCGCGCTGCTCGCCCTCTGGAACGCCTGGAAGGGGCTGCGGGCCGCTGGGAACCTCGGCAACATCGATGCCCCCGCCGCCCGGCCCTTCTTTGACCGGCACCGCATGTGGGTGCGCTGGACGGTGCCGGTGTGGCTGTACGTGGCGGTCACCGGCTGGATCATCTACCTGATCCTGGGCCACTCCGGTGAGGTCATCAAGGGCTGAGGAAGGGCGCCGGAGGGGGGTGCTACCCTCGGCCCCATGCAGCCCGAATCCGCTCCTGCGGCCCGCGTCAAACGCAGCCTGCCTGAACTGACCCATCCCGCCGCGCCGCTGGTGATGGTCACCGCCTACGACTATCCGGGCGCGCGCCACGCCGAGGCCGCCGGGGTGGACCTGATTCTGGTGGGCGACAGCCTGGGCAACGTGGTGCTGGGCTACGACTCCACCGCGCCGGTCACGCTGGGCGACATGATTCACCACGGCAAGGCGGCGCGGCGGGGCGCCCCGAACACCTTTCTGGTGGTGGACCTGCCCTTCGGCACCTACCACACGGGCGTGACCGACGCGATGCGCAGCGCCGTGCGGGTGATTCAGGACACGGGCGCCGACGCGGTGAAGATGGAAGGCTCGACCCCCGAGGTGCTCGACGTCGTGCGGGTATTGTCGCGCAACGGGATTCCGGTGATGGGGCATGTCGGGCTGATGCCGCAGACCGCCGCCGCCCAGGGGGGCCTGCGCGTGCAGGGTAAGGACGACGACAGCGCCCGCCGCACCCTGGAAGGCGCCCTGGCACTTCAGGAAGCGGGGGCCTTTGCGGTGGTGCTCGAAGCCATTCCCGCCCGACTCGCCCGCCTGATTTCCGAGCGGCTGGACATCGCCACCATCGGCATCGGCGCGGGGGTCCACTGCGACGGGCAGGTGCTCGTCTACCACGACCTGCTGGGGCTGTACGAGGGCGAGGAAAAGAAAATCGCCAAACGCTACGCCGACCTGGGCCGTGAGTCGCGTGAGGCCATCGCCCGCTACGCCGCCGAGGTCCGCGCCCGCGAGTTTCCCAGCAAGGAGCACAGCTTCGTGATGAAAGACGAGGTGATCGACAAGCTGTACTGAGCGCCGCCCGGGAAGAATAGGAAAGAATAGGAAAGCGGCCCCGCGTCCGCTGTCAATCCAAAGGAGCCTTGTGCCGCTTCTGAACTGCGGACGGCGGCGCCGCTGCTAGAGCAGTTCTCCGAATTACGTGATGCGCGGAACGGCACCCCGCATCACTCCATTCTCTCCTGCGGAGCTGCACCAGTCTGCTGCGCAGCTTTGCAAGTCCGCCCTGCTCAGTGTTTTGCACTCGCTCTCTGCGAGCTGTCCCAGTCCGCTCGCCAAAAAGACGTTGCGTCTTTTTGTCAAATACTCTAGAACCGCCCCATGTCCAAGTCCTCCAAGACCGGTAAGAGCGCGGCTCAGCCCCCTTCACTGACCGGGCGCCTGGACGCGCTGTGGCCCGACCTGGTACAGGGCGACCCGAAGGCCGTGCATGAAGCCCGCAAACTGACGAGGAAGGTGGCCGCCGAACTCGCCGTTTCGGGCGCCCCCAAAAAGGTCCGGCGGGCCTGGCGCGACCTGCGCCGCGCAGTAGCCCCGCTGCGTGACCACGATGTGGCCGGTGAGCACCTCGCCGCCGCCCTGAGTGAAGAGGGGCGCCCCCAACGCGAAATCACCGCCTTTCGCCGTGACTGGCAACGCCGCCGCGCCGCGCTGCTGGCCGGGGTGCTGTGGCCCGAGCCGCCGCCCGCCTTCGAGCGCCCCGACAAGTTCAAGCGCCGCACCCGCCGCGCCCTGGCCCACGAAGCGCAGACCCTGCTCGAAGACACGCCCGACGTGCTGAGCGCCGAAGACCCCGAAACCTGGCACGAGTGGCGCAAGGCGCTCAAGCACTACCGCTACACCCTGGAACTGCTCGGCGACCCGCCGGAGGAGCTGCTCGGCACCCTCGACGCCCTGGGCCGGATGCAGGACGCCGAAGTGGTGCGCGGCCTGCTGGAGGAGCACTCGCTGCTGCCTGACCAGCGTGAGGCGCTGCTGGCCCGCGAACTGGAGGCCCGCCAAACTGCGCAGGAGCAGGTGCGGGCACTGTGGCCGGAGTTGAAAGCCCACCTCAAGGAGCAGGTGGAGTAGGCGGCTTGTGGTGGCTCATACGGATTCCGCTTAATTCCTGCACAGTCGGGAAAGCGCCGCCTGTGCATCCATATCGCGGAATCACCTCGGGTGCGGCGAGGTTCGCGGTAGTGGGAAGGAAAAAATGCCGTGCAGAGCGCGGGAGCGGTCTCCGCCTTCCAGTCCTGCCCTCGTCATCGCGTGGATGTCCCCCCTCGCCGGATAGATTTCACTTCCGACCGCTTTCCACAGCGCCGAGCAAAAGGTCCCCCACAACATGGTTTGGGCCTCGGTTGAACACTCATTTGCCGCCGCACCCGAGGTGAATCCGTATTTTTTCCTACTCGCATCCGCTCGGATTGAATCTGAAACGACCAGATTCAATCGGAATCCGTATCAGTCGCCCAGCACCGCTGCCAGGCCGCCCGCGTACCCATCCTCCAGTCGCCGCCACTCGGCGGGGAAAGGCTGGGTGCGCGTCACGTCGTTGGGCACGACCACCAGCCGCATTCCGGCGGCGACGGCGGCGGTGGCCCCGTTGAAGGAGTCCTCCACGGCGAGGCACTCCTCTGGACGCAACCCCAGTCGTTCGGCGGCGAGCAGGTACAGTTCGGGGTCGGGCTTGACGCGGCGCACGTCGTCACGGGTCGCCATCACTTCAAAGAGGCCCAGCAGGTCGTGCTGCCGCATCCAGCCCGTGACCCACTCGCGGTCGCTGCTCGTCGCCAGGGCGAGGCGCAGCCCGGCGGCCTTCACGCCTTCCAGCACCGCCCGCACGCCGGGGCGCAGGTCCTGTTCGGCGATGTCCGAGACGATGGTGTCGTGCAGCCGTGAGCGCACGTTTTCCCGGTCGGCCTGCACGTGCCCCGGCAGCCCGGCCCAGGGGTCGAAGGCGTCCCAGGTGCCGATGCCGCGCTGCCAGTCGCTGAGAAGCAGTTCGCGGCCGTGTTCGCGGTAGAGCTGCTGCCAGTGGTGAAATTCGCGGGTTTCGGTGTCCAGAATGGTGCCGTCGAAGTCGAAGACGACGGCTCGCAGGCCCTGGGGAACGGTGACGGCAGAGGTCATGGCGGCAGTCTAGGCGCTGGCGGTCATGGCGCCATTCGCCGCCCTGAAGTCATCCTTGTGGTGGACGCCCGCAGCGTGACCCGCCCGTTACGCTGTGGAAACTATGACCGACTGGATTCAAAACCTGATGGACAGCATGGGCTACCTCGGCATCCTGCTGCTGATGGTGCTCGAAAACATTTTTCCGCCCATTCCCAGCGAACTCATCATGCCCTCGGCGGGCTTCGCGGCGGCGCGGGGGGACATGACGCTCGGCATGGTGATTCTGATGGGCACGCTCGGCAGTGTCATCGGCACGCTGCCGCTGTACTACATAGGCCGCGCCTTCGGTGAAGACAAACTGGTGGCCTGGGCCGACAAGCACGGCAAATGGCTGACCCTGAGCGGCAAGGACATCAGGAAGGCCGACGACTGGTTCGACCGTCACGGCAACAAGGCGGTGTTGTTCGGGCGCATGGTGCCGGGCATCCGCAGCCTGCTGAGCCTGCCTGCGGGCATGAGCGAAATGCCGCTGCCCAAGTTCCTCATCTACTCGGCCATCGGTTCGGCGCTGTGGAGTGCGGCGCTCGCCTACGCCGGGTACGCCCTGGGCGAAAACTACGACCGGGTCGAGCAGTACGTGGGGCCTGCCTCCAAAATCATCCTGGGCGTGGTCGTCGTGGGGGCCATCGTCTGGTTCATTCGGCGCAAGCGCGAGCAGGGGCAAGGCGGCTGACTCGACCCGCACCGCAGCGCGTATTCTGACGCCATGACCGACGCGCCCAAGCCTGAACACGACGCCCCGTTGGTGGCTCCCAACTTCATTACCGAAATCATTGAAAAAGACCTGGCGAGCGGCAAGTACCCCAAGATCGTGACCCGCTTTCCACCCGACCCCAGTGGCTACGCGCACCTGGGGCATGTCTTTGCCAGCCTGCTGGACTTCAACACGGCGCGGCAGTACGGCGGGCAGTTCAACCTGCGGATGGACGACACCAACCCCGAACTGGCCCAGCAGGAATTCGTGGACAGCATGGCGGACGACCTGAAGTGGCTGGGCCTGGACTGGGGCGAGCATTTCTACTACGCCAGCGACTATTTCGACCGTTACTACGAGTACGCTGAGCAACTGATCAGGCAGGGCGACGCCTACGTGGACAGCGTCAGCGCCGAGGAAATGTCGCGTCTACGCGGCAACGCCACCACCCCCGGCACGCCCAGCCCCTACCGTGAGCGCAGCGTGGAAGAAAACCTGGACCTGCTGCGCCGCATGAAGGCGGGCGAATTTGGAGACGGAGAACACGTCCTGCGGGCCAAAATCGACCTCTCCGCGCCGAACATCAAGCTGCGCGACCCGGTGCTGTACCGCATCGTCAATAAGCCACACTTTCGCACGGGCGACAAATGGAAGATTTACCCCGCCTACGACTTCGAGCACCCGCTGCAAGACGCCATCGAGGGCGTCACGCACTCCATGTGCAGCCTGGAATTCATCGACAACCGCGCCATCTACGACTGGCTGATGGAGAAACTGGGCTTCGACCCGCGCCCCCACCAGTACGAATTCGGGCGGCGCGGGCTGGAATACACCATTACCAGCAAGCGCAAGCTTCGGCAACTCGTGCAGCAGGGCAAAGTGAGCGGCTGGGACGACCCCCGTATGCCCACGCTCCGCGCCCAGCGCCGCTTGGGGGTGACGCCCGAAGCGATGCGGGCCTTTGCTTCCCAAATCGGCGTGAACCGCACCAACCGCACGGTGGACCTCGCCGTGTACGAAAACGCCGTGCGCGACGACCTCAACCACCGCGCCCCCCGCGTGATGGCGGTGCTGGAGCCTCTGCGCGTGACCCTCACCAACTTGGACGCGCCGCAGACCCTGAGCCTGCCCTACTGGCCCTACGACGTGGTGCGCGACTCGCCCGACGGCCTGGTCGCAATGCCCAGCGGCGAACGGGTCAACCCCGAACAGGCCGTACGCGACGTGATTTTGACCCGCGAAATCTACATTGAACGCAGCGACTTTGAGGCCGAGCCGCCTAAAGGTTTCAAGCGCCTGACCCCCGGCGGCACGGTGCGCCTGCGTGGGGCGGGCATCATCCGCGCCGATGAGGTGGAGACCGACGCAGACGGCACAATTACTCACATCAAGGCCACGCTGCTGGGCGAGGAAGCGGGCGCCAAGGGCGTGATTCACTGGGTCAGCGCCGAACATGCCCTGCCCGCCGAGTTCCGGCTGTATGACCGCCTGTTCCGCGTGCCGCACCCCGAAGGCGACAACGAAGAACTGGACGACGACAGCGCGGGGCCGTCCGAACATGACGCCGAGCACGAAGAAGCGCCCGTGAGCGAAGGCTTCATGCGCTACCTGACGCCGAACAGCCTGCAAGTTCGCCAGGGCTTCGTGGAGCCGAGCGTGGCGAACGACCCCGCAGACACCCGCTACCAGTTCGAGCGGCAGGGCTACTTCTGGCGCGACCCGGTGGACAGCCGCGAGGACGCCCTGGTCTTCGGGCGGATTATCACGTTGAAGGACACCTGGGCGAAGACTGCAAAAGCTGAAGCTATAAAGCTGACGGAGACGGCTTTCGTTGAAAAGAAGAAAGTGGAACGACCCTCTACCAAGGGGAGAGGGCCTAGCGAAGCTAGGGGTGAGGGGTCTTCTGACGCGCCCGCCAAAGCACACACGCCCACCCCCGAGCAGGAAGCCGAATTCAGCCGCCTGACCGCGCTGGGAGCCGCCGAGGGGGACGCCCGCACCGTCGCCAAAGACCCTGCGCTGCTGGCCTTTTTGACCGGCGCGGTGCAGGACGCCACCTTCGGGCAGGTCGCCTCGTGGACGGTCAACGAACTGGTGGCGGGGCTGCGTTCGGGCGCGGTGAAGGTGCAGGCCGCCGACCTCGCCCCGCTCGCCGCGCAGTACGCGGAAGGCCGCCTGCCTGCCCGCGTCGCCCGTGACGCCCTGGCCCGGGCCGCTGCCAGTGGCGAAGCGCCGCTGACCATCATCGAGCGCGAGGGCCTGAACGCGGGCCTGAGCGCCGAAGACTTGCAAAAAGCTGTGGTCGAAGTCCTGAGCGCCAACCCCGACAAGGTCGAAGCCTACCGGGACGGCAAGGTCGCGCTGCTGGGCTTTTTCACCGGGCAGGTGATGCGGGCCACCGGCGGCAAGGCCGACCCCCAGCAACTCGCGGCGGCGCTGAAAGACGCGCTGGCCTGAGCCATACAACTGGCTGCATAAATCTGCACTCGGCGCGGCTGGTCTCCCATGTTCCGGACTCTGTCCCGGCATGGTGGATGACCGCGCCATGATACGGATTCCGATTGAATCTGGTAGTTTCAGATTCAATCCGAGCGGATGCGAGTAGGAAAAAATACGGATTCTGCGATATGGATGCACAGGCGGCGCTTTCCCGACTGTGCAGGAATTAAGCGGAATCCGTAATGACTCTTTTTCTCAGTCCCCCGTCAGGAGGGTGCGCTAGCCTGCCTGCATGAAGTTGAAGTCTCTGTATCCTCTCGTGCTTGCCGCCCTCGCCTTCGGGGGCCAGGCATCGGCGCGTGACCTCGCCACTGTCAAGAAGTCCGGCAAG is from Deinococcus wulumuqiensis R12 and encodes:
- a CDS encoding aldo/keto reductase → MSRQRPAGTSGVIVFGTEGMSVQARDGATINELFSIAKMTLERWPAALCLLRGGHLPTRPPPPNRRTHLIGEKHMKHVTLPGGEVVPSMGQGTWKMGERAERRSDEIAALRAGVELGMTLIDTAEMYGDGAAESLIREALGSVRDQLFLVSKAYPQNASRSRLAGACEASLKRLGTDRLDLYLLHWRGSVPLAETVEALEELKSAGKIRHWGVSNLDTDDMEELVAAGGGGCVTDQILYNLVRRGPELDLLPWLTEHKIPVMAYSPVEQGRLSTHPALDKIAAEVGATPVQVALSWTLRRDGLIAIPKASSVAHVRENRAAADIVLSDAQLATLDAAFPRPSNRRPLEML
- a CDS encoding IS5-like element ISDra5 family transposase; this encodes MLSERKPYKSDLDDETYLFILPYFLLAPEDAHQRVYPIREVLNAALWIGRTGSQWEYLPHDFPPYKIVHQQLMRWFERGCFENLAHDLHSLVREDALLEGVPTVAIVDSRTLQSTPESGERAGYDGGKRRKGSKIHAAVDTMGNVMTLLVTPGNEQDREQVYDLCREVQQVTGDHIDVVIADQGYTGEQPQIDASLNDVELVVVKRPTGATGFVLLPLRWVVERTFAWTARFRRLSRDLERLQSSLLGFHWLAVSVTLLNKLKPILGSLA
- a CDS encoding heme o synthase, encoding MTSTPLSDSAPPTQHATWRDYLALTKPKVISLLLWTTLTAMFMAARGWPGETFGSGLWLLVVVSLAGYMSAGSAGVFNMIIDRDIDLKMARTAGRPTSSGLISGRNAAIFGTALQVLSFVMLWVWGTPLAAWMSLAGFVFYVVIYTQWLKRTTWHNIVIGGAAGCFPPLVGWAAVTGDLDLFAGYLFAIIFFWTPVHFWALALMIKEEYREVGIPMLPVVHGDHMTVAQIGLYAIYTVVLSLMPVYFGAVGWIYFVSGLLLGAWLLHLSYKLYRHVASGQPAERRVAVPLYLYSMLYLALLFLAGAIDRAVLV
- a CDS encoding COX15/CtaA family protein; this encodes MSGTLSAGPRASAGGGQWLPRLAWAALIYNLLVILWGAVVRMTGAGAGCGDHWPLCNGAVVPQSPTVHTLIEFSHRLTSGASGLLAIGLVAVAFRQTPRGHPARFGALLSLGLIILEGLVGGVQVLLGLTADSTDPARGLVQGIHLANTFALLAALLLTLLWARGEPRLRLRGQGRVGWLSALGLGLTLLLGMAGAVTALGDLLFAPAPGTPLDTVRRDFSATAGLIENLRVIHPLLAVFSSVYLAWLGVWLERLRPGQEVRRWTRVVWGLLGAQMVVGFANVALKAPEWMQLTHLLLACLLWLALVMLVYRALTGLGVQRPTQATFRGEPV
- a CDS encoding DUF420 domain-containing protein, translating into MLQGQKIVPAWPRYDARVVAEVVNQWAVITIVLSGIALVAGVAFIRRGNREAHMRAMVLASTLATIFLVLYLTRLGLGYEKKYAGPEAWRLPYFALLISHIILAAANLPLALLALWNAWKGLRAAGNLGNIDAPAARPFFDRHRMWVRWTVPVWLYVAVTGWIIYLILGHSGEVIKG
- the panB gene encoding 3-methyl-2-oxobutanoate hydroxymethyltransferase; this encodes MQPESAPAARVKRSLPELTHPAAPLVMVTAYDYPGARHAEAAGVDLILVGDSLGNVVLGYDSTAPVTLGDMIHHGKAARRGAPNTFLVVDLPFGTYHTGVTDAMRSAVRVIQDTGADAVKMEGSTPEVLDVVRVLSRNGIPVMGHVGLMPQTAAAQGGLRVQGKDDDSARRTLEGALALQEAGAFAVVLEAIPARLARLISERLDIATIGIGAGVHCDGQVLVYHDLLGLYEGEEKKIAKRYADLGRESREAIARYAAEVRAREFPSKEHSFVMKDEVIDKLY
- a CDS encoding CHAD domain-containing protein — encoded protein: MSKSSKTGKSAAQPPSLTGRLDALWPDLVQGDPKAVHEARKLTRKVAAELAVSGAPKKVRRAWRDLRRAVAPLRDHDVAGEHLAAALSEEGRPQREITAFRRDWQRRRAALLAGVLWPEPPPAFERPDKFKRRTRRALAHEAQTLLEDTPDVLSAEDPETWHEWRKALKHYRYTLELLGDPPEELLGTLDALGRMQDAEVVRGLLEEHSLLPDQREALLARELEARQTAQEQVRALWPELKAHLKEQVE
- a CDS encoding HAD family hydrolase, with translation MTSAVTVPQGLRAVVFDFDGTILDTETREFHHWQQLYREHGRELLLSDWQRGIGTWDAFDPWAGLPGHVQADRENVRSRLHDTIVSDIAEQDLRPGVRAVLEGVKAAGLRLALATSSDREWVTGWMRQHDLLGLFEVMATRDDVRRVKPDPELYLLAAERLGLRPEECLAVEDSFNGATAAVAAGMRLVVVPNDVTRTQPFPAEWRRLEDGYAGGLAAVLGD
- a CDS encoding DedA family protein encodes the protein MTDWIQNLMDSMGYLGILLLMVLENIFPPIPSELIMPSAGFAAARGDMTLGMVILMGTLGSVIGTLPLYYIGRAFGEDKLVAWADKHGKWLTLSGKDIRKADDWFDRHGNKAVLFGRMVPGIRSLLSLPAGMSEMPLPKFLIYSAIGSALWSAALAYAGYALGENYDRVEQYVGPASKIILGVVVVGAIVWFIRRKREQGQGG
- a CDS encoding glutamine--tRNA ligase/YqeY domain fusion protein; its protein translation is MTDAPKPEHDAPLVAPNFITEIIEKDLASGKYPKIVTRFPPDPSGYAHLGHVFASLLDFNTARQYGGQFNLRMDDTNPELAQQEFVDSMADDLKWLGLDWGEHFYYASDYFDRYYEYAEQLIRQGDAYVDSVSAEEMSRLRGNATTPGTPSPYRERSVEENLDLLRRMKAGEFGDGEHVLRAKIDLSAPNIKLRDPVLYRIVNKPHFRTGDKWKIYPAYDFEHPLQDAIEGVTHSMCSLEFIDNRAIYDWLMEKLGFDPRPHQYEFGRRGLEYTITSKRKLRQLVQQGKVSGWDDPRMPTLRAQRRLGVTPEAMRAFASQIGVNRTNRTVDLAVYENAVRDDLNHRAPRVMAVLEPLRVTLTNLDAPQTLSLPYWPYDVVRDSPDGLVAMPSGERVNPEQAVRDVILTREIYIERSDFEAEPPKGFKRLTPGGTVRLRGAGIIRADEVETDADGTITHIKATLLGEEAGAKGVIHWVSAEHALPAEFRLYDRLFRVPHPEGDNEELDDDSAGPSEHDAEHEEAPVSEGFMRYLTPNSLQVRQGFVEPSVANDPADTRYQFERQGYFWRDPVDSREDALVFGRIITLKDTWAKTAKAEAIKLTETAFVEKKKVERPSTKGRGPSEARGEGSSDAPAKAHTPTPEQEAEFSRLTALGAAEGDARTVAKDPALLAFLTGAVQDATFGQVASWTVNELVAGLRSGAVKVQAADLAPLAAQYAEGRLPARVARDALARAAASGEAPLTIIEREGLNAGLSAEDLQKAVVEVLSANPDKVEAYRDGKVALLGFFTGQVMRATGGKADPQQLAAALKDALA